Part of the Archocentrus centrarchus isolate MPI-CPG fArcCen1 chromosome 4, fArcCen1, whole genome shotgun sequence genome is shown below.
TGGAAAATTGAGGTGGGGAGGATGAAGTGCCACTGCCTGTTCCCACTCTCATTAGCACCACTGTGCCTTTGAGCAAGGCCCTTAACCCCCCCAGTCGCTCCCCATGTGCTTTCTAGTCCCTGCTCCGCATGTTGTGCTGTGTCTGATATGTACTACATGTGTGATGAGTCAAATGAAGACCAACAATTGCTGCACACATATGCATGTATATGCAATATACAGCCTAGGCATAGGAAAAGGGTCAGCACACTCACAGGGTGGAGCTGCTTCCCTGAATCACTTACACTGAACATGGATAACTTTTCTCTAACAATGATTCCCATTAATATTTATGTAGTCAGGTTTTCTGCTTTATTGGCCAGTCTGCCTTAAGGCCAATAGGTGGCAATAGGAAGCAGCTGTAGTTAATTAGCCCCCCCTTATAAATAATGGACAGATCCTCCATTTAGGAATAAAAGACAGGCTTTAAAAGGCCAAACTCCTCATTGAGTCCAGTGAATTCCATGAGGATTACTGCTACAGAGCAGAATCCTGGCCCTGAACTGGAGAAAGCAAATTCAGAGGAGAGTAGATTACACTGCCTGAActtggcagctttcttgtaatttcttcagTCTTaagaaatagttctccaggcttcttgaagaaagttctgtattttgtttcattctgtCATGATAATCCCATACTGCCTTCAGTCTAAGACAAGCTTGGCAacctttattattaaaaactatTGTTGAGCAAGCTGCATAGTGACTAAATTGGAATCTAAATAAGACATTAGACAATAACCAACAATTAAACCAAGACAGACACAGTACACATTATGACACCAtgaggaaaaaatgaaagagaaacacactgaggacTAACTAgagcagtgattctcaaatccaggcctcatggcccagtgtcctgcaggttttagatgtcccgtatccaacacacctgaatcaaatatagaagtcattagcaggactctggagaacttgactgcatactgaggaggtaattcagccatttgatttgggtgtgttggatcagggacacatctaaaacctgcaggacactgggccacgaggcctggatttgagaatcactgaaCTAGAAGGAGTAGAAACAGCAGGGTAACAAGAAACAGGTGATGACAGTCAAGGAAAGTTACGGGAGGAAGTGAGACTAATCATAAGACACACCTGACAAAtaaccatcaaaataaaacaggaaatgagcaaCATCATTGCTGAAACTGTAATGCAGGAACATgaatgaatttaattgaatttaaactGACTCAAAAACATAATACAAGAAAATACACAATTAAAACTCACACaggtaaaactgaaatgaacaaTAAAAGCCTCTGAAAACACAGAGGAACTAAATAAACACAGACCAAAAAGCTCACAGAAGAAAAGATGCTGGGGAGGCTAAAACAATGAACCAAAAACCAAGGAAGAACAACTCAGTGACATCAAATAACAAACTCTTAATAAATACTAAACTATAAGACTCAAAAATAATAAGAGCTAAAAGGCTTAAAGTTACAGTAAAagtagtaaaagtaaaaataagcaCATGATAAACCCAGTCAGAAAATACTAAAAGATAGGCAATAATACAAAACTTAAATGACAGACTAAACATACACAAAAGTCATAGGGAAGGTAAAATAATaagcaaaacacaaggaacCAAATAACATAACTAAATTTGAACAAGTAACATAGCTAAAATactctttattgtttttattggtaGCAAAAGGGAACACTTGTGAAAtggacaaaaatatataaattagcATGTACAGGCCTGTTCTAAATTaagactctggagaacttgactgcatactgaggaggtaattcagccatttgatttggGTGTGTGCAAATCAATGCAGGACAATCTGAGTCCTAATCGTGAAATAATAAAAGTTAAAtataattgtttgtttgttttttgttttgtcttctatGTATGGTATTTTTTGGttgcctgtgaagcactttggtccactctggttgctatataaatacatttgacactgacataataaaagaaatcacaggcctttaatttttttttttttttttttttttacttaagtcCAGGTCGGTATGAGGCAATCTTTCTTCCTTACAGCAGTCAACCCCACAACCCTTAGCGAACAAGACAGCAACAATGATGTTCCATAAAAACTAAAAGTTAAAATTGTATTGATTTATAAAATTGCGTAATATTACTCAATCActtatttgcttttttaaaattttcacttatttatttatttattttttacaaaaatgcaACTAAATAATATAACAACACACTATAGTCTTTTTACGTCTTCTTCTTCACTTGCGCATGCGTGAAATTGAGAGAACCGCTCCTCCACCTGCAGGGGTTCTGCTGTTGTCATGTCAACCAGCTGCGTACGGGGAAAGTTAAAACACAAATCTGACCCGTGAGAGCGGAAGTTCTCtcctccaaacaaacaaacagtattCAGAGTACTGCTAACAGTACATGAGTTGCTGCTGCACTCAGGTGGGCTCGAGTTATATTCAGACAGAAAACGCCCCGGTTAAAATGCTGTCGACTACCTGCACAGGTGCAGCGGCGGGTCGAGGAGGTGCGCAGCCGGTTACCACACCGGAGTCAGACACACAAGGCAACGGCCGCGGAGGTGCTCGGTTCGGGAAGGAGATATGTGAAGGGCTCGGTGTTCAGGAGTGGCCCGACGGCTCCAGGTATGAGGGAGAGTTTGTGAACGGCTTCAAACACGGCAAAGGACGGTACAGCTGGGCAAACGGAGAGGTAAAGGTTTAAGAGTTAGGTAAAATATTTCACAAGAGCATTTATTCCGGCTTAGCTTTCAAGATGTAAATGACTGAAATCGCTTAAATAAACAGGtcggttgttttgttttgtgtagtACTATGAGGGCTCTTTCTACAAAGACTACAGGCATGGAGATGGACTGTACTGCTGGCCCACAGGCCACAAGTTCAGTGGCAAGTTCTACCTCAACAGAAAGGAAGGATATGGTCAGCAAGTGTTTCCTGATGGAGCCACCTTTCAGGTAAGCAGATCAGTTATTTAGATCATAGATGCATCAGGAAACAATTAATCTCTCCCCTCCTTTCAGGGCTTGTACCATGCTGACCAGAGGTTTGGTCCAGGTGTGCTCAAACATCCAGATGGGCGACAGGATGTGGGCCTGTGGCTCAGGGAGCGCCTGCTAAGGCTCTGTACCCCTTTGGAAGAGGGATTTAGCCTGAAGAACTTTCCTGAATATGCTGCCTGTGTGGATCCATCAGTCACTGAAAATTCCTTGACTCAGGTAAATGCTGACTGCTGTGTTATCAACAGGTGAACAGCCCAGAAATGGGAGCAATACTTAATGGTATGTCACTTACTTTCACACCTGTAACACAGGTGGTGtttacagaagaaaaatgtaTGATTAATATTTCACTGCATATGTCTAAACTTACCATAAATGTACCTTTCCCTGCCTAGCCTCAGTTTCTCTCTAGTGGTCTACAGAAACAAACGAGGACAGACTCTGAGGTAAAGTACATCTTTAATGAATAACTGCATGAGCTCTGAGTTAATGTGATACAGACCGGTTAACACTTCATCCCCTTCAGGTGGACGCAGACAGAGATCTGCTGCCAGATGAAACTTTCATCCTTCCGCCCGGCATGGAGAGTTACTCGACAGATGGCGACCACTTGCCGCTCCCCCCTGGCCGAAGAAGAGAGTTGGACCGACATTTTTATGGCGAGCTGTGGGAGCCAGACACGCATCCACACCAAGGCTATGAGAGGGACCCTCTGTCCACACTGCCATTACAGGCCCGCATGCAGGCTCACATACAGAAACACAGGTCAGGCTTAAGCATAGGCTCCAAACACAGGCAGTCAGGACTGCAAGTGTCCAGTattgtatgcatatatttgtgttattgtatGTGTTTGTCTCTCAGGCTGCAGGCTGAAAATGTGAGCTGGGACGTGGAGGCCATTCTCTCTATGAATAGGGAGGGTTTTGGTCCTAAAGGGCCTTTAGAAGTCAGTTCAGAACTGCTGATCCATCACTCCTCCAAAGGAGACCTGCGCACTGTATCACAGATCCTCCAGACTGGTTTGGTCCACCCTGATGTAGCAGATTCCCATGGACACACTGCTCTGATTGCTGCTACAGTAACACAATTCATTTTGCATAACTAGACAAACTCTGAACAGTGACAGTTAACAGATgcagcaaaataaaagattttagcACTTAAACTTTGGTTAAAGTCTCATGTAGTTTCTCTGAGTGCTTCATGTTCTGGTTCTGCCAGGTAAACTGCCATAATGATGTGATCCATCTGTTGTTGGATATGGGTGCTGATATTGACAAGCTGAACTGTGAAGGCGTGTCTCCCCTGGCTGTGTGTCACGTCCTCTACTATCCTTTTCGGTCTCTGCACATGACTCAGGCTGAACCACCTGTCAAAACTCAAGTAAGATCCAGCATGAGTCACCACGAGACTTTGGGTTTTTATCAAAAATTCAATTTGTTTCAGATATCTATGGTTCTCTCACAGATCTTCTGACTTTTTACCCACAAATTTCTTGTTCTCCACTGACTCAGCAGGTTTTGAGGTCTCCAAGTGGAAACGGTTCCCCGATTAGCGAAGTCGACCTCAGTGTGGACACATCGTTAATTAACAACCTCTCTGACCAGTAGGATTGTAGCTAATGTCACTTCTCTCTTATATTCACACGCATTCCACAGTGAAGCCAAAGCAAAAAACTGATTATGAATTTATTGGTTAAATCCTGGTGTATTTATTTCTACTGTTTTCAGGAGAGTAGAAAAACTAGCAGAATACATTTCACTTCACAGCAGTGAATCATCCAGTGACAGTGAACTAATCTCCGAGCAGTGCCTCGGCCTGGATGAACCCGATATTCCTGCAAACACTGAACACctacaggaggaggagagaaaagagaaaggagacGACAGACACTCTGAGGAGATGGGAAGAGTGAGGAGCAATGGGAGTCAAAGGCAGACAGAGAGCAGATGTGATCAGAGAGGGGAATGTGGAGAAAGTGAGGTGGAAGGTACAGAAAGAGAATTTAAAGGGGGGAAAAGGAAAGACGAACATGGTGAGCTAGTCAAGAGCGAAGAGTTAAGAAAAGATTACctggaagaggagagggaggaggatgaggaaaaTGTGGAAGATACAGAGggggaagaggagagaggaagtgaGGACGTGTCTGATGTAGAGCGCTCGGTTCAAGTGCTGGATGGCCACATTGAACTGGGCACTGTGCAGTGGAAGGAAGCTCGAGCTAAGGTAGCAGAAGGAATCCATGTGTGATGTTTTTACTGTAAGTGGTTTGATGAGTTTACTCACATTTGTTAATGTGTTTGTCGGCATCAGGGCAAAGACAGAGATATGACCCTGAAACAGCCCTTTGAGTCTGCCTGTTCACTCAGCAGCTACAACATCCAAGTCACAGACGAAGTGATGCAGCGCTCAGCTGAAGCTCTGAGTCGCACGGGGATCTCTCGGCACTGTGACACGCAGGAGACCGTACGCAAAATGGCTGCCATGAAAATAGAGTCAGTCCTTTTCTCTCtggcctttctttttcttttttttcaagctgctTCTAGTGTGATCGCTCTGATGTTATATTTCACCGTCCATATAAGTAAGCTTCATTTGTTTCCCATCTGAGCAGGCACCGAGCTCGTTTGGACACCCTCAAACTGTTATTGGACCGTGGAGCTGATCCCAATGCAGCCAGGGTCCCCATGCCTGTCCTGTTTTTAGCCATTATGGCAGCTGACACCGAGGCTGTGCGgaaactgctgctgtgtggaGCTCGCACTGATATCCACCTTCCACCAGAGGTAGCAATTCACATATGTACAGACACAAAAGAGCAAAAATCCgtaaacagaaagcaaaaaaataaaaataaaatgagagcaCCTACGTTAAACTCACCTGAACATCTGTTCCTTTTTATAGAAGAAAGGCCTGTATCCCCTGCATGTAGCTGCAGCACTGCCAGGTCCAGCAGGTCCCAGaatcacagagctgctgctgcacgcCATCACCGACCCAGACGTACAGGCGTGCGACCAGGACGAGATCTATGAACCagacagggtgtgtgtgtgtgtgtgtttcagagtcCTTAGTAGTAAATGCATCTGTGTTAGTTGATCTGATAGAAAAACCTGTGTCTGTTACAGATTTTCATGAAGGCAGCTGAAATGCTGAACACCAGCCAACATCTCAAAGAAGGAGGCCGAACCGCCCTGCATGTGGCCTGCCAAAGAGAAAGTGACTACAGGGTCAGCGTGCTTACAgtcacagacaaacacagcatCACTCATATGAAACATGATGCTACATGACATGAGAACTGACTCATTTACTGACTCTTTTGTGTTCCAAAGAAAATGCAGAGTTTGTGGTTTTAAGGATCTGATTGTTTTTGACTCTGAGCAGCACGACTCTTTTTTTCAGAAACATGCAGAATAAATTTGTTTAATGATTAGTTTGCTGCTACATCAAAGCAAAATACAGAGACCTGatagaaaaaaattacaatccatctaaaaaaaaaaaaaaaaaaaagcaaaactttattattttttctcccAGAATGCCAGTAAAGTGGTCACCATCTTGCTCTCCCACAGAGCCAGCACAGACCTCCTCTGGAGTGGCCACTCACCTCTCTCCTTAGCTATAGCAAGTGGCAATGATATGGTACGACCTCTCTGTACGCACAGatttacacatgcacacaagagCCAGACGCCTTTTTGTCCCATCAtgttccttttctttgtttagGCGGTGGAGCAGCTGTTAAATGGAGGTGCGGATCCCAACATACCCCTGGGCTGGAGGGTGGGCAGCGCGCTTTGTGCCCTCGCCAACATCAACTACCATTTAGTTGGCGACAAAATTAAGCTGgtacccacacaaacacacataagcGTAATGAAGATGAAACGCTTTGTCAAATTGGGGCTATTCATCCTTATGAAAGGCATTTCATCCCGCTAAAGAGCGCATGCAGTCAGTTTGTTTAGCAGCTGACTTTTagtatgctgttttttttaaactactttcTCAATTTTCTGTTTGCATCTTTTTGTGTGGAAATCAAAGCTCAGCAATAACTGTTCTTAATCACTTCAAATGAGTTGTTTTTATGAAACTCACTTAATATGTTTCAACATAACAGTTTTCAAAGAAATTAAATCTCCTAACCgcagtgctgtttgtgtgtttggtttagtTGGACACATTAGCTAAAGCTGGTGCTGACATCTTGATGCCAGTGACAGTGTGCGACGTTGTGGGAACTGCAGTCGATTATGCACACTACTCCTTCAAACAGGTAACACGCCAGCCATACATACTTTGTATGCATTTGATGTGAATTACTGGAAAACTAACGTTTTAGTAAATTTAAACTGTCAGCTGTAGGTATTGATAGTGCTGCACGTGACTAGTTCATCCAGTATTTTACATTTATCATGGAGGGCCATGCTGGGGTACACGGGCTGAATCAGAATgctttttttattcatgtattttttattattattacttctgtttgtgtgtacgTTCCTGTTTAGGATTCATATATTGCTAACACGCCTTTCCATGCTCTGAGCATTCGGGAGAGAGAAATATTCAAAGCACGGCGAAAACTGCTGAGCACAATGGAAGATCTGCTGAGGCAGGCTGCTGTTCAGAGGGGAACTGGTAATTTAGAAAGAACAGCTACCATTGGATACTCTGTGTAAAACACTTGTGTTTTCACTATTGAATATGGCTCTAaattatagtgtgtgtgtgtgtgtgtgtgtactgtatgaaTGACAGGAGGCATTTCCTCTAACAAACCCCTTCCCAGTAGCAAAAGCCTACAAGAGGAAACAGGAGACCTCAggtacacatacactcacattcatCTACAGTAAGGTACCtcactattttcttttttctattctgttatttaaatttttacttCATCTAAAGACAGCTTGTGGGAACTTATTTTTGCCTCTTTTTGTGCAAATCTGTTCTTAGGAAAGCCGTGTTAAAGTTCTGCTATCACTGCAGTCGCTCTGCGTCCGTCAGTCTGACCCCGTGTGGGCGCTGCCACAAGGTCTTCTACTGCTCCAGGACCTGCAAACTCAACTCTTGGGAAGAAAGACACAAGAAAGAGTGTGTCAGGGTGTCAGGTGGGAATCAGAGCCTCTTCTCCCAACAGTTGGAACAACACCAGATCTAAAATATTTGATTACAGAGTGCCATATTGTGCTCTGATTATGTGAATCAGTTAtctaaatgataaaataatgtTTAGAGAACAACTGATGTCATAGAGAGTTTGTGAAATACTGATTTCAATTTGGATCAGTAGATCGTGTAAATACTTTGTTTCTCGCCTTCTAGCATCCGCTGGCTGCAGCCAGAAGAGTGCTGCGTTGAAACCACAAAGAAGCACCAGGCCCTTGTCTGCTATCTTGAAATCCAAGACAACCCCCAGACCCTCGACCGTCAAGTTCAAATCCGAAAGAGAACTAAAGCTCTTGAGCACGACAGAGAAAGACTTGGAGAGCAACGTCAAGCTGAAAGAAAACTACAGCTACAACTGATGGATACTAAAAttcatattttgtaatatttaacATTGTCCACCTAATTTAACAAAGTTCTTATCTTAGATCACCTCACTGGATGTGGTTGACTAGTGCTAATACCATTTGTGCCataatatttttcatatttatagcTGTCAGATTGCAGTATAACATGGCAGTATAACTATAATACAGTATAACATTAATGTTATAACTGACTTGTGCTATTGCCATAGAAATAATGCAGACACTAAATGGCTGAATCCATTGGAAACAAGTGCTATATTTTATCAAAGGTTTTTACCAGTTCTAGTTATGCTTTCTTTAAGTATTAAAAAGATCACCTCACTGTCACTGAAGCTAGCATCACGAGGGTTTACTGCAGCAGATGGGTTCGTATACTGAATGTgagttggcagatttttacaccagattcCCTTCCTGATGCAGTACTCTCAAGGATTTGTGTCTTCTCCCAGCCTCAAACTGGGGAACTTTCACATGTTAGGCAGATGTGTAAACCATTTCACTATGGAGCCACTttctataagaaaaaaaaaaaaaattacctttaaCATTTTACTGTAATTGCTTAGCTAATCATCTTTCCTTTAGCACCATCCTCAGGACAAACGGGGTGGGGGGAATCCGGAGCATCTTTTTTACCCATCCAGAGTTTCACAGCCAGGACAGAAACTGACTTGTTACTCCTAAATCTGCCCTAAAGGCCCTCCCACTGTAGACCTGTACCCCAGACTCCtttacagaaggtgtgtcagtagGACTGAGGAGAACCTCAAAGTATTTCTTACActtgagtttttgcttcagtcaCTGCAAGAACCACACTCTGCTTGGCCTTCCAGTAGCTGTCAGCTGCTTCATGAGTACCACAAGCTAACCAAACTCAGTAGGgatctttcttcagcttgatggctcccttcccATCATCTTGTTCAGGGGTTGCAGCTCATGGCTGCAGCTCCATACAGCTGTCTCAGTAATGAAGGTGCAGAACATTGTTCCACTTTGACTCAGTGACCCTAGTCTTCCTTGGAATGCTGTTGGAGTTTTGCTGGAGGTTAAAGATCTCCTCTGCTAGATCTCCCAGTGCAACCTCACTATACATTCTACTATAGGCCAGACCATTTAGcaccctccaccaccacccaatccaactcaccaccaggtggtgatcagtcaacagctcagctcctctttttACCTGGGCATCAAAGACATGCAGCTGCAGACTGGATGATGCAATTATAAAATTGATGACTGACCTGTGACCTATGGTCTCCTTATATCAAGTGCACATTTGGACGCAATTATGCTCAAACATACTGtttattatggacaaactgtgattaGCACTGGAATCCAATAACAGCACACTACTTgagttcagatcaggcaggccttTCCTCCCAAACACCCCTCAGTGTTATTGCGCATGTGAGTGCTGAAGTCCCCCAGCAGGCCAATGGAGTCCCCAAATGCAAGACTTCCAGCTGCCCACCCACCTAAAGCAAGGCCTTGTTACACTGAAATAATATTTGGTGCATAGGCACAAACAACAGCCAAGAGCCATTCCCTGACAcaaaggcacagggaagcaGCCCTCTCGTCCAGTGATGGCAACTCAAGAGTGGAACTAGGTGTGGCTCCTCTCCAGGAGACCCTGTGCTTGTGCAATGAGGTcagcctgactatatctagcctgTATCCCTTCACTTCCTTCTTCACCAGGGAGTCACATTCCACGGCCCTAAAGGAGGTTTTGATAACTGGGGACTGCCAGGACCTTCACCGCTAACCTCTGCCTATCCACatgttttgaataatttttttttctctaatgtatgtatgtgaaatattaaataaatgtacCTCTTTGTGCCTCAAAAAGTTTATACAAAACCAGTAAATTACAAGTTCACAAACCAACAAAGATTATTCTCATCTGTTGTAAttcttaagattttttttttgtttttcagtgtcagATCTTTAATCAGAAAatcatttttcctgtttaataattatttccctCTTAAATGTAGCAAAAGAAGTAATTTGGATAGTGGTGTTAAATGGTCTGATATGTTATATTAACTTCATAGGTATTTTACTTTTACCAGTCATTTTGTACTTGACACAGTAAATAAGTTCAATAAATGTCAAAATTCTTATTGCTGTTTGCATATATCATTCATGAATACACAACAACATAATATGGAATTTTTGCGCAAAGAAAGGCGCGTCAAGGCTATAATGGCACTTGGTGaatgacctgtttgacctgtttTGCATTAGCAGTAGGTCTACAGTAGGGTGAGGTTGGTGCACAGGTGAGTCAGGAGAGGGAGGGACAAACAGGGACCAGGAACAGGCTGGCGTAACTCCGAGCCACCGAACGGCGAGACCTCAgcgaggaggaggtggaggtatgACTGCGGACTCGGAGGAGCAGGAAGACGAGCTGCTCGCCCTCCAGAGTATCTTTGATGCGGACGAGTTTGTTCGGGATGTGTCCGAGTCTGCCGGAGAAATCCGAGTGTCCGTTGAGCTTCCTGTCGACTTCAGTGTGGTTCTCAGCGAGGGTAAATCATTGGtgcattaatatatatataatatatatattggtCAGCTTGTCAtctcttgtttttcttcctaAGGTGAAAGTCTGAGGCAGTATGATATTTCTTTCCTTCCACCTCTGCTTCTGACCTTTGAACTTCCTGAGGACTACCcatcctcctcccctccctccttcaCCCTCACTTGCAGCTGGCTGACTCACACACAGGTACTCAGCAGAAGAAAGTGACTCAGTTAAATCATTGTTGGTCACATGTGCAGCCTGTCAGTGTGTGAGAGATTCACAGGACACTGCAGAGCCTCAGCAAAGACGACATCAAtgtatttttccctttttttgttcCACAGTTGGCTGCGCTGGGTGCGCACCTCACTGATCTCTATGAAGCCACTGGGGGCGCTGTGGTGCTGTTCTCCTGGGTCCAGTTTCTCAGAGAAGACGCTCTGAACTTCCTAAACATCCACAGTAAGCTGGAGCTTCCTCCTGATGAACGCAGCACCCTGCATTATAACCAGGACaaacaagatgctgaaccctCAGAACCAAAGAATGATCAGCTCACTCCAAATTCAGAAGCAGACCTCTCTGTACCATCCTTGGAAGTTCAGGAGAATCCTTCTGATGGGAGCAGCACAGACTCTCAGGGAGCTTTGGCTTTAGACTCCGACACAGAGGACCAAAATAATCTGAACTGTCAGCAGAACCAGAGTGATCTAACCTCAGATTATCAAAAACCTCCTTCTCCAGAGGCTACACTCCCAgatcaaactgcacacactccaGATGTGACAGCCCTCCAAACCTCAGAGTTTGAGGCTGATTCCCAGGATGATCTCTCTTCAGCTGCAGAGAAATTTGAGCCTCTCCCATTTTCTCAGTTGGATCAAAGTGGTCAGGAAGATGCCTTAAATGAAGGAGATGTTTCACGCTCATTGTTGCTTCCCTCTACTTCCTCAGGCCTGCAAGATCCAAGTGAACAGGGAGCTGCTTCTCTGCCGGTCCACCCCAGAGATTCACCTCAGAATGAAGAACAAACCCTCTCTGGTCTCTTTTTAACTCCCTCACAGACTCTCCTGTCACAGATTTTGATCTATGATGCGggtcagaaaaagaaagtgtttGCCACCACCGTCTTTGACTGTGGGGTTTGTTTTATGGGCTGGCTCGGGTCGGAGTGCGTGCAGCTGTCTGGGTGTGGCCACATCTTCTGCCGGGCCTGTCTCAGTGAGTTCTGTAAGGTTCAGATCACAGAGGGGAACGTCCGGGGTGTCACATGTCCTCAGGCAGATTGCACTGGGGCCCCTACACCTGCACAGGTACAGTTGTCACCTGTCTTTTTAGGTATTTTATGCAGCAGGTGGTTTAATCTGCAGAATCATTTCAATAACTGTAGTGTCTCATACTTTTACCTAATGCTGCAACACATTTTATAAGCTGTTAAAAAGACCTGTGGTTGAATGGAGTGATATCACTTTAGAGCCCTCCTTGTGCCATGGTT
Proteins encoded:
- the ankmy1 gene encoding ankyrin repeat and MYND domain-containing protein 1 isoform X1, giving the protein MSCCCTQVGSSYIQTENAPVKMLSTTCTGAAAGRGGAQPVTTPESDTQGNGRGGARFGKEICEGLGVQEWPDGSRYEGEFVNGFKHGKGRYSWANGEYYEGSFYKDYRHGDGLYCWPTGHKFSGKFYLNRKEGYGQQVFPDGATFQGLYHADQRFGPGVLKHPDGRQDVGLWLRERLLRLCTPLEEGFSLKNFPEYAACVDPSVTENSLTQPQFLSSGLQKQTRTDSEVDADRDLLPDETFILPPGMESYSTDGDHLPLPPGRRRELDRHFYGELWEPDTHPHQGYERDPLSTLPLQARMQAHIQKHRLQAENVSWDVEAILSMNREGFGPKGPLEVSSELLIHHSSKGDLRTVSQILQTGLVHPDVADSHGHTALIAATVNCHNDVIHLLLDMGADIDKLNCEGVSPLAVCHVLYYPFRSLHMTQAEPPVKTQQVLRSPSGNGSPISEVDLSVDTSLINNLSDQRVEKLAEYISLHSSESSSDSELISEQCLGLDEPDIPANTEHLQEEERKEKGDDRHSEEMGRVRSNGSQRQTESRCDQRGECGESEVEGTEREFKGGKRKDEHGELVKSEELRKDYLEEEREEDEENVEDTEGEEERGSEDVSDVERSVQVLDGHIELGTVQWKEARAKGKDRDMTLKQPFESACSLSSYNIQVTDEVMQRSAEALSRTGISRHCDTQETVRKMAAMKIEHRARLDTLKLLLDRGADPNAARVPMPVLFLAIMAADTEAVRKLLLCGARTDIHLPPEKKGLYPLHVAAALPGPAGPRITELLLHAITDPDVQACDQDEIYEPDRIFMKAAEMLNTSQHLKEGGRTALHVACQRESDYRNASKVVTILLSHRASTDLLWSGHSPLSLAIASGNDMAVEQLLNGGADPNIPLGWRVGSALCALANINYHLVGDKIKLLDTLAKAGADILMPVTVCDVVGTAVDYAHYSFKQDSYIANTPFHALSIREREIFKARRKLLSTMEDLLRQAAVQRGTGGISSNKPLPSSKSLQEETGDLRKAVLKFCYHCSRSASVSLTPCGRCHKVFYCSRTCKLNSWEERHKKECVRVSASAGCSQKSAALKPQRSTRPLSAILKSKTTPRPSTVKFKSERELKLLSTTEKDLESNVKLKENYSYN
- the ankmy1 gene encoding ankyrin repeat and MYND domain-containing protein 1 isoform X3, with the protein product MSCCCTQVGSSYIQTENAPVKMLSTTCTGAAAGRGGAQPVTTPESDTQGNGRGGARFGKEICEGLGVQEWPDGSRYEGEFVNGFKHGKGRYSWANGEYYEGSFYKDYRHGDGLYCWPTGHKFSGKFYLNRKEGYGQQVFPDGATFQGLYHADQRFGPGVLKHPDGRQDVGLWLRERLLRLCTPLEEGFSLKNFPEYAACVDPSVTENSLTQPQFLSSGLQKQTRTDSEVDADRDLLPDETFILPPGMESYSTDGDHLPLPPGRRRELDRHFYGELWEPDTHPHQGYERDPLSTLPLQARMQAHIQKHRLQAENVSWDVEAILSMNREGFGPKGPLEVSSELLIHHSSKGDLRTVSQILQTGLVHPDVADSHGHTALIAATVNCHNDVIHLLLDMGADIDKLNCEGVSPLAVCHVLYYPFRSLHMTQAEPPVKTQQVLRSPSGNGSPISEVDLSVDTSLINNLSDHSESSSDSELISEQCLGLDEPDIPANTEHLQEEERKEKGDDRHSEEMGRVRSNGSQRQTESRCDQRGECGESEVEGTEREFKGGKRKDEHGELVKSEELRKDYLEEEREEDEENVEDTEGEEERGSEDVSDVERSVQVLDGHIELGTVQWKEARAKGKDRDMTLKQPFESACSLSSYNIQVTDEVMQRSAEALSRTGISRHCDTQETVRKMAAMKIEHRARLDTLKLLLDRGADPNAARVPMPVLFLAIMAADTEAVRKLLLCGARTDIHLPPEKKGLYPLHVAAALPGPAGPRITELLLHAITDPDVQACDQDEIYEPDRIFMKAAEMLNTSQHLKEGGRTALHVACQRESDYRNASKVVTILLSHRASTDLLWSGHSPLSLAIASGNDMAVEQLLNGGADPNIPLGWRVGSALCALANINYHLVGDKIKLLDTLAKAGADILMPVTVCDVVGTAVDYAHYSFKQDSYIANTPFHALSIREREIFKARRKLLSTMEDLLRQAAVQRGTGGISSNKPLPSSKSLQEETGDLRKAVLKFCYHCSRSASVSLTPCGRCHKVFYCSRTCKLNSWEERHKKECVRVSASAGCSQKSAALKPQRSTRPLSAILKSKTTPRPSTVKFKSERELKLLSTTEKDLESNVKLKENYSYN